The Spirochaetaceae bacterium genome has a segment encoding these proteins:
- a CDS encoding NAD+ synthase — protein sequence MRIALAQINSTVGDFAGNSGRILARLQEARARNADLAVFPELCLCGYPPMDLLDHGSFVAENRKALRHLQRAMPPGLGAVIGYVDRNRGASGKHLANAASLLAEGRILHTQAKTLLPAYDVFDESRYFEPAAERRLAHFKGERIGITICEDIWWETEPDPAGRYAVDPVRDCLDQGATLLVAPSASPYYRGKPHVRRELLARIGTGAGVPVVYVNMVGGNDGLLFDGQSMVTDARGELVQQCAGFEEQLVVWDSTRPGAPVAPADDDWHAAERALGMGIADYLRKTHHERVHVSVSGGIDSALVAALAARALGPERVTAFSLPSMYSSQGSKTDAALLCERLGVPMHTIAIEDLYAGYERALAPVFAGAPPDITEENLQARIRGMLMMAYSNKTGSILLATGNKSELATGYSTLYGDLCGGLAPIGDLLKTEVYALARAINRDREIIPEATLTKPPSAELRPGQTDQDSLPDYELLDRILDLYVIGNLTRAEIVARGYDDATVADVLRRVGLSEYKRRQAPTILKISPRAFGTGRRFPIAREIHEVS from the coding sequence ATGCGCATCGCCCTCGCCCAGATCAACTCCACCGTCGGCGACTTCGCCGGCAACAGCGGGCGCATCCTCGCCCGGCTGCAGGAGGCGCGCGCACGGAACGCCGACCTGGCGGTGTTCCCGGAGCTGTGCCTGTGCGGCTACCCGCCGATGGACCTGCTCGATCACGGCTCGTTCGTGGCGGAGAACCGCAAGGCGCTGCGCCACCTTCAGCGCGCCATGCCGCCCGGCCTCGGCGCCGTGATCGGCTACGTGGACCGCAACCGCGGCGCTTCCGGCAAGCACTTGGCCAACGCCGCCAGCCTGCTCGCCGAGGGGCGCATCCTGCACACGCAGGCCAAGACCCTGCTGCCCGCCTACGACGTGTTCGACGAGTCGCGCTACTTCGAACCCGCCGCCGAACGGCGCCTCGCCCACTTCAAGGGCGAACGCATCGGCATCACCATCTGCGAAGACATCTGGTGGGAGACCGAGCCGGACCCCGCCGGGCGCTACGCCGTCGACCCGGTGCGCGACTGCCTGGACCAGGGCGCGACCTTGCTGGTGGCGCCCTCCGCCTCGCCCTACTACCGCGGCAAGCCGCACGTGCGCCGCGAGCTCCTGGCCCGTATCGGTACCGGGGCCGGCGTCCCCGTGGTGTACGTCAACATGGTGGGCGGCAACGACGGCCTGCTGTTCGACGGCCAGTCGATGGTTACCGACGCGCGCGGCGAGCTGGTGCAGCAGTGCGCCGGCTTCGAGGAGCAGCTCGTGGTGTGGGACAGCACGCGGCCCGGTGCGCCGGTCGCCCCCGCGGACGACGACTGGCACGCCGCCGAGCGCGCCCTCGGCATGGGCATCGCCGACTACCTGCGCAAGACCCACCACGAACGGGTGCACGTCTCCGTGTCCGGCGGCATCGACTCCGCTCTGGTGGCCGCGCTCGCCGCCCGCGCACTCGGCCCCGAGCGGGTCACCGCGTTCTCGCTACCCTCGATGTACTCGTCGCAAGGCAGCAAGACCGATGCCGCGCTGCTGTGCGAGCGGCTCGGCGTGCCGATGCACACCATCGCCATCGAGGACCTCTACGCCGGCTACGAGCGCGCCCTGGCGCCGGTATTCGCCGGCGCACCGCCCGACATCACCGAAGAGAACCTGCAGGCGCGCATCCGCGGCATGCTGATGATGGCGTACTCCAACAAGACCGGCTCCATCCTGCTCGCCACCGGCAACAAGTCGGAGCTGGCCACCGGCTACTCCACCCTGTACGGCGACCTGTGCGGCGGCCTCGCGCCGATCGGCGACCTGCTCAAGACCGAGGTGTACGCCCTCGCCCGCGCCATCAACCGCGACCGCGAGATCATCCCCGAGGCCACCCTCACCAAGCCCCCCTCCGCCGAACTGCGCCCCGGCCAGACCGACCAGGACTCCCTGCCCGACTACGAGTTGCTCGACCGCATCCTCGACCTGTACGTGATCGGCAACCTCACCCGCGCCGAGATCGTCGCCCGCGGCTACGACGACGCCACCGTCGCCGACGTCCTGCGCCGCGTCGGCCTCTCCGAGTACAAGCGCCGCCAGGCCCCCACCATCCTCAAGATCTCCCCGCGCGCCTTCGGCACCGGCCGCCGCTTCCCCATCGCCCGCGAAATCCACGAAGTCTCCTGA
- a CDS encoding AAA family ATPase: MIRRLQALNYRCMQYADVELGRFHILVGPNASGKSTLFDVISFLGDLVSRGLEAAVDSRTGNFQDLVWGRPAEGLGFELAVEFDIPDKLRKLLPTERDYRAFRYEVAVRETEGDIRIDSERGLLAPYQVPREPIQRELFPEPQQSPSSILTGGNRAGWRTILSKSPQAKDNFFIETSSRSGKGWATSIAFGHRRSALGNLPESPTTFPVSTYVKSVLGSSIKSFFLDSLRMREASSPARRAEGIAQDGSNLPWVIKRLEEEYPESYREWLSHVQTTLSDLAYVGVVEREDDRHAYLRLRYKSGVEIPSWMASDGTLRLLALTLPAYLPASDEIYLLEEPENGIHPLAVDCVFESLSSVYESQVLLATHSPVVLRMAALDEALCFAKDADGATDIVPGNLHPRLKDWRGSPNMDVLFASDGGRRCNMDPCNGPLASSLN, encoded by the coding sequence ATGATCCGACGCCTCCAGGCCCTCAACTACCGGTGTATGCAATACGCAGACGTCGAGCTTGGCCGCTTCCACATCCTGGTAGGCCCCAACGCCAGCGGCAAGAGCACCTTGTTCGACGTTATCTCGTTCCTCGGCGACCTCGTGTCTAGGGGGCTTGAGGCAGCGGTGGATAGCCGCACCGGGAACTTTCAGGATCTGGTGTGGGGAAGGCCTGCGGAGGGCCTCGGCTTCGAGTTGGCGGTCGAGTTCGACATACCGGACAAGCTCAGGAAGCTGTTGCCAACGGAGCGAGACTACAGAGCCTTCCGCTACGAAGTGGCCGTCCGGGAAACGGAGGGTGACATCAGAATCGACTCGGAACGAGGCTTGTTGGCACCGTACCAAGTCCCGCGAGAGCCGATCCAGAGGGAACTGTTCCCGGAACCGCAACAGTCTCCTTCCTCCATTCTGACCGGGGGTAATCGGGCCGGGTGGCGGACCATCCTGAGTAAGTCGCCGCAGGCGAAGGATAATTTCTTTATCGAGACTTCCTCAAGGTCGGGAAAGGGATGGGCAACGAGCATCGCGTTTGGTCACCGGCGTTCGGCGCTGGGTAATCTGCCCGAGTCTCCGACAACCTTCCCCGTGTCGACGTACGTGAAGAGCGTATTGGGGAGTTCAATCAAATCGTTCTTTCTTGACAGTCTTCGCATGCGCGAAGCGAGTTCGCCGGCGAGGCGCGCGGAAGGAATAGCTCAGGATGGATCAAACCTTCCCTGGGTTATCAAGCGGTTGGAAGAAGAGTATCCCGAATCATATCGTGAGTGGCTGTCGCATGTCCAGACGACGCTGTCCGATCTCGCATATGTTGGCGTCGTCGAGCGCGAAGACGACCGTCATGCGTATCTGCGCCTCCGCTACAAGTCGGGCGTAGAGATCCCGTCCTGGATGGCCTCCGACGGCACACTCCGACTGTTGGCGTTGACACTCCCCGCCTACCTCCCGGCGTCGGACGAGATCTATCTCCTGGAAGAACCGGAAAACGGGATCCATCCGCTGGCAGTCGATTGCGTGTTCGAGTCGCTGAGTTCGGTGTACGAGTCGCAAGTACTGCTGGCGACCCACTCCCCCGTTGTGCTGAGAATGGCCGCATTGGACGAGGCACTCTGTTTCGCGAAGGATGCAGACGGTGCAACCGATATCGTCCCGGGAAACCTCCATCCCCGGTTGAAGGATTGGAGAGGCTCCCCCAACATGGATGTCCTGTTCGCCAGCGACGGCGGGAGGCGATGCAACATGGACCCGTGCAACGGTCCGCTCGCAAGTTCTCTGAACTAG
- a CDS encoding DUF4268 domain-containing protein: MMFKVDQSKNRIFRLDRKRFSDLKIGERTHLQEWLANTPDALGEELLIVQKEFAGFTDTRERLDLLALDKLGQLVIIENKLDDTGRDVVWQAVKYAAYCSNLTKTQIIDIFQQYLDGRRSGANAEEMIREFLDEESLDEIVLNGGNDQRIMFVAGNFRKEVTAAVLWLIAHDIRAQCFRVVPYGLGEELLIDLNQIIPTPEAADYMIGMATKEKEERITEDAQRRSHQLRLEFWQQALDQFRVEKLTRYQNISPSKDHWLNCATGVSGCAYALIFLQREARVELVFQRDRTDNKWIFDKLNARRDELEKKFGGILEWIRNDDKKSSKIQLAQSFDSYNREVWPEIVAWLCDHFRRLEGALSGPLNQLDPELKARTSS; the protein is encoded by the coding sequence ATGATGTTCAAGGTAGATCAATCGAAAAACCGAATATTTAGACTTGATAGAAAACGCTTCTCCGATCTCAAGATTGGCGAACGAACACACCTCCAGGAATGGCTGGCAAATACACCCGATGCTCTAGGTGAAGAACTACTCATAGTCCAGAAGGAATTCGCCGGATTCACCGATACGCGAGAGCGTCTCGATCTATTGGCGCTCGACAAGCTCGGCCAGTTGGTCATTATCGAAAACAAGCTCGACGATACGGGCCGCGATGTCGTATGGCAAGCAGTGAAGTATGCTGCTTATTGTTCCAACCTCACCAAGACTCAGATTATTGACATATTCCAACAATACCTCGACGGCCGACGTAGCGGTGCCAATGCTGAGGAGATGATCCGTGAGTTTCTCGATGAAGAGTCGTTGGACGAGATCGTTCTCAACGGTGGGAATGATCAGCGGATAATGTTCGTTGCGGGAAACTTTCGAAAGGAAGTGACTGCCGCTGTACTGTGGTTGATCGCGCATGATATTCGGGCGCAGTGCTTCCGCGTTGTTCCATATGGTCTCGGTGAAGAGTTGCTGATTGACCTGAATCAGATTATCCCTACACCAGAAGCGGCCGATTATATGATCGGTATGGCGACCAAGGAGAAAGAAGAAAGAATCACCGAAGACGCTCAACGACGAAGTCACCAATTGCGCTTGGAATTCTGGCAACAGGCACTGGATCAATTCCGCGTTGAAAAGCTCACGCGATACCAGAATATAAGTCCGTCGAAGGATCACTGGCTGAACTGCGCTACCGGTGTGTCCGGGTGCGCGTATGCCCTGATATTCCTACAGCGCGAGGCACGTGTGGAGTTGGTTTTCCAAAGAGATCGTACTGACAACAAGTGGATCTTTGACAAGCTGAATGCGAGAAGAGATGAACTCGAGAAGAAGTTCGGCGGAATTCTTGAGTGGATACGGAACGACGACAAGAAGTCGAGCAAGATTCAATTGGCACAATCTTTCGATAGCTATAATCGAGAGGTATGGCCGGAGATAGTCGCCTGGTTATGCGACCATTTCCGCCGCCTCGAAGGTGCGTTATCTGGGCCGCTTAACCAATTGGACCCGGAGCTCAAGGCTCGTACATCGTCGTAG